A segment of the Flavobacteriales bacterium genome:
TAATTTAAAGCATATAAAATGGGCTCACTAAGTATTTCAAATCGAGCAAAAAGTAAATAAGACAAGCCACAATAAATAATTAAAGGAACTAAAGGAAGAACCAGTAAATTTCCTAACAAAAAGTAATTGGGAAATTGATGAAAATAATAGACAACCAATGGAAATGTTGCTATTTGAGCCGCTATAGAAACTCCTATCAATTGCCATATTTTATCCCAAAGAAAAAACTTAAAAGAAAGGACAGAATATATTTTTGGATAAATACTAACTATACCTAATACTGCTAGATATGATAACTGAAAACCAAGCTCATAAATATAGTTAGGGTTTATAAATAATAAAATAAAAGCAGAAGCCGCTAAAGTGTTATAAATGTTTGAATTTCTATTTATTGTAGCACCAAAAGCCACAAAAGAAAATAATGTTGCAGCACGCATTACTGATGGACTGAGGTTGGTTATAAAAGCATAGAGCCACAAAGACAATAGCACAAGAAACAGTTTAAGCCATCTTAGAAAAATAGTTTTGTCCATAAAAGACAAAAGAGCAGCTAACAATATATATATGATACCGACATGCAATCCTGAAACAGCTAATATATGTATTACACCAGAACGACTAAAAGAATCCTTTAAAGATGAATTCATATCGTTTTTATAACCTAGTAATAAGGCCGAAGAGATGGCTTTTCCATCTTCCGATAAATCGCTATTATTCAACTTTGAGAGTAATTGCTTTCGAATTGAAATAACCCACCTCAGAATGACATGACCTGCTGCATCATCGACCAATACTATATCTTCTTTTGTAAGATAAAGTTGATGCGATATATTTCTATGACTTAAAAATTCAGCATAATTAAACTGATAAGGATTTGAAGGTGATTTTATATGTTGAGGCTTTTTAATTGTAATGAATTGACTACCATAGCTTAAGCTATCAAGTTCTTTATGCAAGTACAGAAGTATCTTTCCACAACTGGGCTGTTCGTTTACCGATAAAACTTCAGCAACTGTTTTATAGGAGTTAGGTTTTTCTGAGGGGTCTTCCAACAATTCAATAAATAGGTAACTGTCATCGTCAAGATGATTAGCAAAAAAGTTATCTTGATTTTTATCTAAAGAGATGGTTTTCAACCATACACCAACTCCAAAAACAAATAGATAAGCCAAAGCACCAAATACCCATCTTAATCTGTAGCTCATTCTTTTACTTTGAATGATAAGCAGTAATACCAGTAGTGAAAGATTGACAATTAGTAATTGATTAAAATAAAGATAATCGGCAAGTAATATTCCTAGAATTAATGGAAAAATTAAACGAAACAGAGGTAGAGAATTCCAGGATTGCATGGCTTAAATTTGTCAGCCTAAAGTAATAAAACTAATGCAAAGAGTTAATAGCTTCGGCAGCTCTTTTAGAAGCACCTACATCGCCAAGAAGACGTATCATACTATCATAATCAGACAAAATTTGAGTTTTGTTCTTCTTATTCAAAATACGATTCAACTCATTGACTAAGTTATCAGCATTGAAATCATCTTGTATCAATTCCTTTACCACTTCTTTATCACAAATAAGATTGACCAATGCAATGTATTTTACCTTGACAACTAACTTAGCAAGGAAGTAAGAAATTGAGGAAGTCTTATAACATACAACTTGAGGAACTTTAAGAATTGCAGCCTCTAAAGTAGCTGTTCCAGATGTAACGATAGCGGCTTTACATTCTTTCAACAGGGCGTGAGTCTGATTAGACAAAACTGGCATATACGAATCCTGTGTTATAGAACGGTAATAATCTTGAGAAATGGATGGTGCTCCAGCAATAATAAATTGATAATTTTCAAAAGACTTGGCAACCTCCATCATAATGGGAAGTGAAGTAGCTATTTCTTGTTTTCTACTACCCGGCAAAATAGCTATGATGGGCTTTTCTGATTCTATATTTCTGCTATCCAAATCCTTGAAAGCATCAAGTAAAGGGTGACCAACATAATTGACATCTATACCATGTCTAGCAAAAAATGAACGTTCAAAGGGTAAAATAGGTAATAGTAAATCTACATCTCTTTTTAACTTATTAACTCTATTTTCTTTCCACGCCCAGACCTGAGGTGTAATGTAATAGACTACCTTAATGTTGTGCTTCTTTGCAAATGTCGCCATTCGCATATTAAAGCCTGGATAATCCACCAAAACCAAAACGTCAGGCTTAAATTCAAGGAGTTCTTTTTTAGCCTGTTTAAAATTCTTTCTAATAGCAGATAAGTTCATCAACACCTCCCAAAATCCCATAAATGCCATCTCTTGGTAATGCTTTGTTAATTCAAGTCCTTCTTTTTGCATTCGTTCGCCACCAAACCCTTGAAATGTAGCATCTGTATCTAATCGAGATAGTTCTTTAATAAGATTTGCCGCATGTAAATCGCCAGAAGCCTCTCCTACTATGAAGTAGTAACGTTTCAAAATAAGAACTTATTAATCATCACAAATAAGGCTAAAAGGATAGTAACCATTAGAATCCCTTTAGCCGGTTTTTCTCTGTCGGCTCTCATAAAAATAAGAAAAGGTATGAGGTTTAGGAATGCACACAAACTCAATACATGAGTATGTACGTCCATAGCTTTTAACTGATAATATAAGGCTAACATATCGCCCTCCATAACTATATTAGAATAAACTAAAAAAGCAAGAGTAGGAAGTATTAAACCTAATACAGCACCTTTTATAAATAAAGAATCATTTATCATAAATCCCATGATTTTAGTTCAGAAATACAATCATAAGCAGTTATATCGTATTGTACCGGCACTATAGAAACATAGCCGTTGGCTAACGCCCACTCGTCTGTGTCATTGCCTTTATCAAAATTTTGAAAACTTCCAGTTAACCAATAGTAAGTTCTACCTGTAGGATCTTTTCTTTTATCAAAATCTTCAACCCAATTGGCGTCAGCTTGTCTGCATATTTTATAGCCCTTGATATCAGAATACGGTAATTTAGGAATATTGACATTTAAACATCTCCCCTTGGGTAATCCTTCTTTCAAGACCTTTTCAACTACAGTCTTAACAACTCTTTTAGACGCACTAAAGTCGGCATCATGAGAATAATCTAACAATGAAAAACCAATTGAAGGTATACCCTCCAAAGCTCCTTCTACTGCAGCAGACATCGTACCAGAATAAATGACGTTTATTGAAGAATTGGAGCCATGATTTATTCCTGAAACACACAAATCTGGTTTTCGTTCTAAAATGGCACTTACAGCTAATTTGACACAATCAACAGGAGTACCCGAGCACTCGTATTCAATTTGTGGACCATCATCGAAATGAATCTGATCACATCTTAAAGTAGAATTTAATGTAATAGCATGCCCCATACCTGATTGAGGGCCGTCAGGAGCAACAACGACAACATCTCCAATTTCACGCACCACATCTATCAATGCTCTTATACCGGGAGCTGAAATACCATCATCATTTGATACTAAAATTAAAGGTCTATCCATTGTTGAAAGTTTATACCACAAATTTACCAAAAGAAAGTGAAGAACTTATACTTTTGCAACTCTATGTCAAAAGTAAAGATAGGTAACCGAAAATACAGTTCAAAATTACTCAGAAAGGTGATGAATTTTTTTCCACCTCTATTAGTTAACCGTATTAAAATAGTCGAAAATGATTCGGACTTTATGAACCTAAAAGTTAAGGTCAACTATTCTTGGCTGAATAAAAATCTACAAAAAGCCATTTTCGGTGGCACTATATTTAGCGCCATTGATCCTTATTATGCCGTTATGTACTGGCAAATATTTAGCACAAAAGGCATACCAATGGAAGTTTGGATAAAAAAAGTGGAAATTAGATATCGTAAAGCTGCTACATCAAATCTTGAAATTGCATTTTGTCTTACAGAAAATGATGTTAAAAATGCTATTACTGGCTTGAAGACCGAAGACAAATACGAGGTATGGCACGATGTAAACGCTATTGATGAAAATCAAGAAGTATGCACTGAGGCTAGAGTATTAGTACATATTAGAAATACAAAAAAACACAACTTAAATATTTTTTAAAAAAAAGTAAATGAAGTCATAAAACTTAAAAAGTTTATTTATCTTTGTTGTTCCCATTAGGGAGAGGGAAGTAAGTTTTTTCATGGCTTTAAGGGGCTACCCGAGTAGAAATACTCGGGTAGCTTTTTTTTATGCCTATAGGTTTCAAAAAATGATTACCTTGCTCAAAAAACAAGTACACTATGAAAACAATAACTTTATTATTTGGACTATTATTTAGTATCACAACTTTTGCTCAATCAGATGCTATTCTAGGTGAATGGTATACATCTGACAAAGAAGCCGTTGTAACTATATTTTTAGATGGAAAAACTTTTGCGGGAAAAACTACATGGATGAAAGAACCCAATGATAGTAACGGAAAGCCAAAGTTAGATAAAGAAAATCCTGAAGAAAAATTAAGAAGTAGAAAACGATTGGGTTTGAAAATAATGCAAGGTTTTGTGTTTACAGGAGATAATGTTTGGGAAGATGGAGTAATATATAAACCTTCTAATGGTAAAACATACGGAGGAACTGCCACACTAGTAGACGAAAATACTCTTGAACTTGAAGGTTATCTAATCAGTTTACCTTTTATAGGTAAGACCTCTACTTGGACAAGAAAAACAGACTAATTTCAGTCCGTTTCTTACTCTCTAATAACTTATCTTTGCACCAAAATAAAACTGGATGCTAAACACAATAGAAGAAGCTATTGAAGACATCAAAGCAGGTAAAATTGTTATTGTTGTTGATGATGAAGATAGAGAGAATGAAGGTGACTTTTTAGCTGCTGCTGATAAAGTTACTCCTGAAATGATAAACTTTATGGCTACGCATGGTCGTGGTCTTATTTGCGCACCATTAATTGAAGACCGATGTGAAGAATTGGAACTTGAATTAATGGTGGGCAAAAATACAGCCGAATACGAAACCCCTTTCACCATATCAGTAGACCTTATCGGTCACGGCTGTACCACAGGTATTTCTGCTAGTGACAGAGCAAAGACTATTAAAGCTTTAGTAAACCCTAACACTAGAGCCAGTGAATTAGGTAAACCCGGACATATTTTTCCATTAAAAGCTAGAAAAGGTGGTGTCCTTAGAAGAGCTGGACATACCGAAGCTGCAATAGATTTAGCTCGATTAGCTGGACTCTATCCAGCTGGTGTTATTGTTGAAATAATGAATGAAGACGGTTCAATGGCAAGAATGCCTGAACTTAAAGTCATTGCTAAAAAACATCAACTTAAAATAGTTACCATTAAGGATTTAATTGCTTTTAGAATAAAAAATGAAAGTCTTATTGAAAAACAAATAGATGTTGACTTGCCTACAGAAATAGGTAATTTCAAACTACATGCCTTTCGTCAAATTACTAATGACCAAACTCATTTAGCTTTAGTAAAAGGAAAATGGGAAAAAGATGAGCCTATTCTCGTCAGGGTTCACTCATCTTGTATTACAGGCGACATTTTTGGTTCCTGCCGTTGTGACTGTGGCCCTCAGCTAGAGGCAGCTATGCAAATGGTGGAAAAAGAAGGCAAAGGAGTAATTGTATACATGAATCAAGAAGGAAGAGGTATTGGCTTGTTAAATAAACTAAAAGCTTACAAGCTACAAGAACAAGGCAGAGATACCGTAGAAGCCAATGAAGATTTAGGATTTAAAGCCGATTACAGAGATTATGGTGTTGGTGCTCAAATCCTACGCTCATTAGATGTTCACAAAATAAAGCTAATGAGTAATAATCCTAAGAAAAGGTCTGGACTTATTGGGTATGGCCTCGAAATAGTAGAAAATATTGCTATTGAAATAGATTCCAATGAACATAACGAGTTTTACCTCAAAACTAAGCGAGATAAATTAGGACATCGACTGTCCAAATTAGATGATGAGTAAACCCATTATTATACTCGGTATAGAATCTTCTTGTGATGATACCAGTGCTGCTATCATTCAAGATGGAAAAATTTTATCTAATATCATAGGTAGTCAAAAAATTCACCAGCAATATGGTGGTGTAGTACCAGAATTAGCATCTAGAGCCCATCAGCAAAACATAATTCCTGTCGTTCATCAAGCTATCAAAGAAGCAGGAATCCACAAAAATCAAATATCGGCAGTAGCATTTACTAGAGGACCTGGGTTGCTAGGCTCACTTTTGGTCGGCGTATCTTTTGCTAAATCCTTTGCCCTAGCTTTGGGCATTCCGATTATTGACGTTAACCATATGCAAGGGCATATTTTGGCTCATTTTATTAAAGAAAAAGATGGCAGTGGCAAGCCGCCGAACTTTCCGTTTTTATGTCTTACTGTATCTGGTGGACATACTCAAATAGTAAGAGTTAAGAATTACCTTAATTTTGAACTAATAGGAGAAACCATAGACGATGCTGCCGGCGAAGCTTTCGACAAATCTGCAAAACTTTTAGGACTGCCCTACCCTGGCGGACCACTAATTGATAAATACGCTAAAGAAGGCAACCCTAATGCTTTCACTTTTGGCATACCCAAAGTCGATAGGCTTAACTTTAGCTTTAGTGGGTTGAAAACAAGCATACTCTATTTTATTCAAAAGAAGACCAAAGAGAATCCTCAATTCATTGAACAAAACTTAGCAGATATTTGCGCCTCTATTCAGCACAGTATCATCAATATTTTGATGAAGAAAGTAGAAAAAGCCGCAAAAGAAACGCAAATAAACGATATAGCAATTGCTGGAGGAGTATCAGCCAACTCTGGCTTAAGAATACGACTAACAGAAATGGAGCAATCACACCAATGGAAAACATACATTCCACCATTTTCGTACTGCACAGATAACGCAGCTATGATAGCTATTACGGGCTATTACAAGTACCTCAATAAAGAGTTTTGTAGTCAAGAGATTACTGCCAAAGCAAGACTCAGCATCTAGCCAAATTGAATTTTGGACAAATAAGCTTCATACTAGATTAAAAAATCGTTATATTAGACGTTGAATATCTAATATTTGAAGTAGATTGCTTCCGTAGTAGGCATATCTGTTTTACATTTGTATTAGTTAACTTTTACTAAACAGGTTTATTATGAAGCAATTATTATTTCTATTGGTCACTTTAATCAGCTTAAACTCACAAGCTCAAACATTATGCGAACAAACCTACACAACAGGCAACTATTATGTGTTTGAAGTAGCTATTCCAACAACAGGAAATGGATTGCCTAACATGGCACCATTATATGCTTACACCACTACCCTATTAGACACTTGGGAAGACAGTTGTTTTGGTGGCCCTTGTACACATATTGTATACAACGAGTATAATGAAGATTCAATCACGACATGCATATCTTATACTTTAACAGACTCATTCTATAATGTGGACACATTGGAATGTTGCATTACTCAATACTGGGACGGCAATGTATGGTCAATAATTTCAGATACTGAAATGAATTGTGAAAATCTAGAAATTATGGTAACGTCATCATCGGAATCAACTATTAATATGACTTCTAACGCTGAGTTTTGCATGGATCAGAGTTTGGGGCCATTTACTTACTCGTGGTCAGCATACAGCACCGATGGTGATTTTATTGTATGGTCTTCTGAAGAAGATTTGAACACCTACTTAGGCAATAACATTTCACTCACTGATTCAATTGATGTTTGCTTTGGATTGACTGCTGCCAATGGTGATGTTTGCGAAGTATGTGATACACTTTTTTATAATGGACCTATTTATGAATGGATAAGCATAAATACTGAAAATCAAGCAATTGATTTAGATTGTGAAGATATAGAACTCAATATTTCTTCTTCTAATGATTATCAAATTGTTATGAACTCCAATGCAGATGATACAGAAGGCGTATTAGGATATTACTGGATAGTCTATGATTTTTTCAACAACATTATTTCCTCTAGCTCATCTATCGTTCTAGACCAAAACATGTTTTATGACTCCTTAAATGTATGTATTTCAATTGTTGATGAATATGATGAAAACTGCGATGTATGTGAAACCATATATTGGTCTGGAGAAAATTGGTCTATGGATACAAATGATATCTATGATGTAACGGATTATTTGTACACAATTTGTGACACCTTAGAAGTAATATCTGAAGTTTCAACTGAAGAGTGGGTAATACTTTCAACAAACTTATTTTTTCTAGACTATTTAAACTCAAACAATCTATTAGATGAAATTTCTTTTAACTGGCAATCATGGGGTAACGATTTAGTATCAGAATCCTCATCAATTATTACATTTTACGCACCAAATAGTGAAGATGATTATTATTTCATGTTAGAAATTTTATATGATGAAAATGGTGAAAATTCAACGATTCTCTGTCAATACCCATTTCTAATAAATTGGAATCCAAACAACTACATGTGGCAACCTTTGAGCATTCAAATGAACCAACTACCAACTTCTATTGACTCATACCATAATGAATTGCAAAACAAGAAGTTAGTGAAAATAACTGACGTTTTTGGAAGAGAAGTTAAAGAAGAAAAGAACAACTTACTTTTCTACATTTATGAAGATGGGAGCGTTAACAAAACTTATTTTATAAAATAATGAATAGACAATTTATACTCTACATTATACTAGGACTTTTATTCGCCCAAAAGGTCTATTCACAGGTCAACCTAAGTGTTCATAGTGTAATTCACTCTGACACACTAGATGCCAATGTTCCTTTTTATATCGACTTTGAACTTACTAACAATGATACTGTTACATTCAATGAAATTGTAAAAATTAATTTAAGTTTTGCCTTACCAAACGACACCAGCTTTATTGAAGAACATATCATACTTGGAATTAATCA
Coding sequences within it:
- the lpxB gene encoding lipid-A-disaccharide synthase, translating into MKRYYFIVGEASGDLHAANLIKELSRLDTDATFQGFGGERMQKEGLELTKHYQEMAFMGFWEVLMNLSAIRKNFKQAKKELLEFKPDVLVLVDYPGFNMRMATFAKKHNIKVVYYITPQVWAWKENRVNKLKRDVDLLLPILPFERSFFARHGIDVNYVGHPLLDAFKDLDSRNIESEKPIIAILPGSRKQEIATSLPIMMEVAKSFENYQFIIAGAPSISQDYYRSITQDSYMPVLSNQTHALLKECKAAIVTSGTATLEAAILKVPQVVCYKTSSISYFLAKLVVKVKYIALVNLICDKEVVKELIQDDFNADNLVNELNRILNKKNKTQILSDYDSMIRLLGDVGASKRAAEAINSLH
- a CDS encoding bifunctional 3,4-dihydroxy-2-butanone-4-phosphate synthase/GTP cyclohydrolase II, with product MLNTIEEAIEDIKAGKIVIVVDDEDRENEGDFLAAADKVTPEMINFMATHGRGLICAPLIEDRCEELELELMVGKNTAEYETPFTISVDLIGHGCTTGISASDRAKTIKALVNPNTRASELGKPGHIFPLKARKGGVLRRAGHTEAAIDLARLAGLYPAGVIVEIMNEDGSMARMPELKVIAKKHQLKIVTIKDLIAFRIKNESLIEKQIDVDLPTEIGNFKLHAFRQITNDQTHLALVKGKWEKDEPILVRVHSSCITGDIFGSCRCDCGPQLEAAMQMVEKEGKGVIVYMNQEGRGIGLLNKLKAYKLQEQGRDTVEANEDLGFKADYRDYGVGAQILRSLDVHKIKLMSNNPKKRSGLIGYGLEIVENIAIEIDSNEHNEFYLKTKRDKLGHRLSKLDDE
- a CDS encoding YiiD C-terminal domain-containing protein is translated as MSKVKIGNRKYSSKLLRKVMNFFPPLLVNRIKIVENDSDFMNLKVKVNYSWLNKNLQKAIFGGTIFSAIDPYYAVMYWQIFSTKGIPMEVWIKKVEIRYRKAATSNLEIAFCLTENDVKNAITGLKTEDKYEVWHDVNAIDENQEVCTEARVLVHIRNTKKHNLNIF
- the surE gene encoding 5'/3'-nucleotidase SurE, which translates into the protein MDRPLILVSNDDGISAPGIRALIDVVREIGDVVVVAPDGPQSGMGHAITLNSTLRCDQIHFDDGPQIEYECSGTPVDCVKLAVSAILERKPDLCVSGINHGSNSSINVIYSGTMSAAVEGALEGIPSIGFSLLDYSHDADFSASKRVVKTVVEKVLKEGLPKGRCLNVNIPKLPYSDIKGYKICRQADANWVEDFDKRKDPTGRTYYWLTGSFQNFDKGNDTDEWALANGYVSIVPVQYDITAYDCISELKSWDL
- a CDS encoding ComEC family competence protein, which codes for MQSWNSLPLFRLIFPLILGILLADYLYFNQLLIVNLSLLVLLLIIQSKRMSYRLRWVFGALAYLFVFGVGVWLKTISLDKNQDNFFANHLDDDSYLFIELLEDPSEKPNSYKTVAEVLSVNEQPSCGKILLYLHKELDSLSYGSQFITIKKPQHIKSPSNPYQFNYAEFLSHRNISHQLYLTKEDIVLVDDAAGHVILRWVISIRKQLLSKLNNSDLSEDGKAISSALLLGYKNDMNSSLKDSFSRSGVIHILAVSGLHVGIIYILLAALLSFMDKTIFLRWLKLFLVLLSLWLYAFITNLSPSVMRAATLFSFVAFGATINRNSNIYNTLAASAFILLFINPNYIYELGFQLSYLAVLGIVSIYPKIYSVLSFKFFLWDKIWQLIGVSIAAQIATFPLVVYYFHQFPNYFLLGNLLVLPLVPLIIYCGLSYLLFARFEILSEPILYALNYLIELLVLIVRKIESLPYSFTDFLWLSTFEMALVYLLIGIVLWSIYFRSFSVFTLSFVIVIALQISDWYEDEKRLNASELVFYAIDKQTAFGIVHQKEAFIFMDKDLLKNTASQKFNLHNHWSYLGLTTLEKMPLDTNLENALVWKKENHIQLGHLRLLWINDDFKIKTNQTPIDVDYCLISDYFPVEKLLQTYQPKRIVLDAALSYYEVQKLNKECQHLNVNSYSLKKDKALIVNLKN
- the tsaD gene encoding tRNA (adenosine(37)-N6)-threonylcarbamoyltransferase complex transferase subunit TsaD, whose translation is MMSKPIIILGIESSCDDTSAAIIQDGKILSNIIGSQKIHQQYGGVVPELASRAHQQNIIPVVHQAIKEAGIHKNQISAVAFTRGPGLLGSLLVGVSFAKSFALALGIPIIDVNHMQGHILAHFIKEKDGSGKPPNFPFLCLTVSGGHTQIVRVKNYLNFELIGETIDDAAGEAFDKSAKLLGLPYPGGPLIDKYAKEGNPNAFTFGIPKVDRLNFSFSGLKTSILYFIQKKTKENPQFIEQNLADICASIQHSIINILMKKVEKAAKETQINDIAIAGGVSANSGLRIRLTEMEQSHQWKTYIPPFSYCTDNAAMIAITGYYKYLNKEFCSQEITAKARLSI
- a CDS encoding DUF2147 domain-containing protein, which gives rise to MKTITLLFGLLFSITTFAQSDAILGEWYTSDKEAVVTIFLDGKTFAGKTTWMKEPNDSNGKPKLDKENPEEKLRSRKRLGLKIMQGFVFTGDNVWEDGVIYKPSNGKTYGGTATLVDENTLELEGYLISLPFIGKTSTWTRKTD